One Canis lupus familiaris isolate Mischka breed German Shepherd chromosome 20, alternate assembly UU_Cfam_GSD_1.0, whole genome shotgun sequence genomic region harbors:
- the TPRA1 gene encoding transmembrane protein adipocyte-associated 1 isoform X1, producing MDTPEEVVWANGSTALPPPMAPNISVPHRCLLLLYEDIGTSRVRYWDLLLLIPNVLFFIFLLWKLPFARAKIRVTSSPIFITFYILVFVVALVGIARAVVSMTVSTSDAATVADKILWEITRFFLLAIELSVVILGLAFGHLESKSSIKRVLAITTVLSLAYSVTQGTLEILYPDAHLSAEDFNIYGHGGRQFWLVYSLVVMLPKTPLKERISLPSRRSFYVYAAILALLNLLQGLGSALLCADIIEGLCCVDATTFLYFSFFAPLIYVAFLRGFFGSEPKILFSYKCQVDETEEPDMHLPQPYAVARREGLETAGAASTQFDSAGGVAYLDDIASMPCHTGSINSTDSERWKAINT from the exons ATGGACACCCCGGAAGAGGTGGTCTGGGCCAatgggagcacagccctgcccccacccatgGCACCCAACATCAGTGTGCCGCATCGCTGTCTGCTGCTGCTCTACGAGGATATCGGCACCTCCAG GGTCCGGTACTGGGACCTCTTGCTGCTCATCCCCAATGTGCTCTTCTTCATCTTCCTGCTCTGGAAGCTTCCATTCGCTCGGGCCAAGATCCGTGTCACCTCCAGCCCCATTTTTATCACCTTCTATATCCTG GTGTTCGTGGTGGCGCTGGTGGGCATCGCCCGGGCCGTGGTGTCCATGACAGTCAGCACCTCGGATGCTGCGACTGTTGCTGATAAG ATCCTGTGGGAGATTACCCGCTTCTTCCTGTTGGCCATCGAGCTGAGTGTGGTCATCCTGGGCCTTGCCTTCG GTCACCTGGAGAGCAAGTCAAGCATCAAGCGGGTGCTGGCCATCACCACGGTGCTGTCCCTGGCCTACTCTGTCACCCAG GGGACACTGGAGATCCTGTACCCTGATGCCCACCTGTCTGCTGAGGACTTCAACATCTACGGGCATGGGGGCCGCCAGTTCTGGCTG GTCTACTCTCTGGTGGTCATGCTCCCCAAGACCCCGCTGAAGGAGCGCATCTCCCTGCCGT cgcGAAGGAGCTTCTACGTGTATGCGGCTATCCTGGCACTGCTCAACCTGCTGCAGGGACTGGGAAGCGCGCTGCTCTGCGCAGACATCATCGAGGGGCTGTG CTGTGTAGATGCCACCACATTTCTCTACTTCAGCTTCTTTGCGCCCCTCATCTACGTGGCCTTCCTCCGGGGCTTCTTTGG ctCGGAGCCCAAGATCCTCTTCTCCTACAAATGCCAAGTGGACGAGACTGAGGAACCGGACATGCACCTGCCCCAGCCCTATGCTGTGGCCCGGCGGGAGGGCCTGGAGACAGCAGGAGCTGCCAGCACCCAGTTTGACTCTGCTGGTGGGGTGGCCTACCTGGACGACATTGCTTCCATGCCCTGCCACACTGGCAGCATCAATAGCACAGACAGTGAGCGCTGGAAGGCTATCAATACCTAA
- the TPRA1 gene encoding transmembrane protein adipocyte-associated 1 isoform X3, with protein sequence MVEGPASTRALRAGCLWDGHPGRGGLGQWEHSPAPTHGTQHQCAASLSAAALRGYRHLQVFVVALVGIARAVVSMTVSTSDAATVADKILWEITRFFLLAIELSVVILGLAFGHLESKSSIKRVLAITTVLSLAYSVTQGTLEILYPDAHLSAEDFNIYGHGGRQFWLVSSCFFFLVYSLVVMLPKTPLKERISLPSRRSFYVYAAILALLNLLQGLGSALLCADIIEGLCCVDATTFLYFSFFAPLIYVAFLRGFFGSEPKILFSYKCQVDETEEPDMHLPQPYAVARREGLETAGAASTQFDSAGGVAYLDDIASMPCHTGSINSTDSERWKAINT encoded by the exons GGCTGGCTGCTTGTGGGATGGACACCCCGGAAGAGGTGGTCTGGGCCAatgggagcacagccctgcccccacccatgGCACCCAACATCAGTGTGCCGCATCGCTGTCTGCTGCTGCTCTACGAGGATATCGGCACCTCCAG GTGTTCGTGGTGGCGCTGGTGGGCATCGCCCGGGCCGTGGTGTCCATGACAGTCAGCACCTCGGATGCTGCGACTGTTGCTGATAAG ATCCTGTGGGAGATTACCCGCTTCTTCCTGTTGGCCATCGAGCTGAGTGTGGTCATCCTGGGCCTTGCCTTCG GTCACCTGGAGAGCAAGTCAAGCATCAAGCGGGTGCTGGCCATCACCACGGTGCTGTCCCTGGCCTACTCTGTCACCCAG GGGACACTGGAGATCCTGTACCCTGATGCCCACCTGTCTGCTGAGGACTTCAACATCTACGGGCATGGGGGCCGCCAGTTCTGGCTGGTCAGctcctgtttcttcttcctg GTCTACTCTCTGGTGGTCATGCTCCCCAAGACCCCGCTGAAGGAGCGCATCTCCCTGCCGT cgcGAAGGAGCTTCTACGTGTATGCGGCTATCCTGGCACTGCTCAACCTGCTGCAGGGACTGGGAAGCGCGCTGCTCTGCGCAGACATCATCGAGGGGCTGTG CTGTGTAGATGCCACCACATTTCTCTACTTCAGCTTCTTTGCGCCCCTCATCTACGTGGCCTTCCTCCGGGGCTTCTTTGG ctCGGAGCCCAAGATCCTCTTCTCCTACAAATGCCAAGTGGACGAGACTGAGGAACCGGACATGCACCTGCCCCAGCCCTATGCTGTGGCCCGGCGGGAGGGCCTGGAGACAGCAGGAGCTGCCAGCACCCAGTTTGACTCTGCTGGTGGGGTGGCCTACCTGGACGACATTGCTTCCATGCCCTGCCACACTGGCAGCATCAATAGCACAGACAGTGAGCGCTGGAAGGCTATCAATACCTAA
- the TPRA1 gene encoding transmembrane protein adipocyte-associated 1 isoform X2 — protein sequence MDTPEEVVWANGSTALPPPMAPNISVPHRCLLLLYEDIGTSRVRYWDLLLLIPNVLFFIFLLWKLPFARAKIRVTSSPIFITFYILVFVVALVGIARAVVSMTVSTSDAATVADKILWEITRFFLLAIELSVVILGLAFGHLESKSSIKRVLAITTVLSLAYSVTQGTLEILYPDAHLSAEDFNIYGHGGRQFWLVSSCFFFLVYSLVVMLPKTPLKERISLPSRRSFYVYAAILALLNLLQGLGSALLCADIIEGLCCVDATTFLYFSFFAPLIYVAFLRGFFGSEPKILFSYKCQVDETEEPDMHLPQPYAVARREGLETAGAASTQFDSAGGVAYLDDIASMPCHTGSINSTDSERWKAINT from the exons ATGGACACCCCGGAAGAGGTGGTCTGGGCCAatgggagcacagccctgcccccacccatgGCACCCAACATCAGTGTGCCGCATCGCTGTCTGCTGCTGCTCTACGAGGATATCGGCACCTCCAG GGTCCGGTACTGGGACCTCTTGCTGCTCATCCCCAATGTGCTCTTCTTCATCTTCCTGCTCTGGAAGCTTCCATTCGCTCGGGCCAAGATCCGTGTCACCTCCAGCCCCATTTTTATCACCTTCTATATCCTG GTGTTCGTGGTGGCGCTGGTGGGCATCGCCCGGGCCGTGGTGTCCATGACAGTCAGCACCTCGGATGCTGCGACTGTTGCTGATAAG ATCCTGTGGGAGATTACCCGCTTCTTCCTGTTGGCCATCGAGCTGAGTGTGGTCATCCTGGGCCTTGCCTTCG GTCACCTGGAGAGCAAGTCAAGCATCAAGCGGGTGCTGGCCATCACCACGGTGCTGTCCCTGGCCTACTCTGTCACCCAG GGGACACTGGAGATCCTGTACCCTGATGCCCACCTGTCTGCTGAGGACTTCAACATCTACGGGCATGGGGGCCGCCAGTTCTGGCTGGTCAGctcctgtttcttcttcctg GTCTACTCTCTGGTGGTCATGCTCCCCAAGACCCCGCTGAAGGAGCGCATCTCCCTGCCGT cgcGAAGGAGCTTCTACGTGTATGCGGCTATCCTGGCACTGCTCAACCTGCTGCAGGGACTGGGAAGCGCGCTGCTCTGCGCAGACATCATCGAGGGGCTGTG CTGTGTAGATGCCACCACATTTCTCTACTTCAGCTTCTTTGCGCCCCTCATCTACGTGGCCTTCCTCCGGGGCTTCTTTGG ctCGGAGCCCAAGATCCTCTTCTCCTACAAATGCCAAGTGGACGAGACTGAGGAACCGGACATGCACCTGCCCCAGCCCTATGCTGTGGCCCGGCGGGAGGGCCTGGAGACAGCAGGAGCTGCCAGCACCCAGTTTGACTCTGCTGGTGGGGTGGCCTACCTGGACGACATTGCTTCCATGCCCTGCCACACTGGCAGCATCAATAGCACAGACAGTGAGCGCTGGAAGGCTATCAATACCTAA